GCAATTTCAGTAAAAATTTCCAGCCAGGTTCATAAatccatattttatatacattctCTCATTTTTCTGCATTTATAGGATGATGATTGATTAAATACttgttcattttcttttctcagGAAAAACTGAGAAGCCGGAGCATGTACGTTAATTTATTAATTCTCTTTTTCCAGATCTCGTTTCTCTATATACTTAGCGTAACAGTTATTCATTTCATCTCTCTTATAACTGACCAAATGGGGGTATGTGTATTGATATCAAACATTAATACAGACAAAGACTCCAAGCAAGATATCTTCCATCTTCTGTGGGACACAAGACAAGTGTGCTGCTTGTGAGAAAACTGTTTACCCTCTTGAAAAGGTTTGTGTGTGGGTTTGGCAATATGGATTGatgaataaataatatacaGTTTAATCAGCCTAATATATGTTGGGTTAATTAACGtgactctatatatataaaaaaaggtGCAAATGGAAGGAGAATGCTTCCACAAGACATGTTTCAGGTGCGCTCACGGTGGCTGCACGCTGACTCACTCCTCATACGCCTCCCTAGACGGCGTCCTCTATTGCCGGCATCACTTTAACCAACTGTTCCTCGAGAAAGGCAACTATGCTCACGTCCTCCAGGCCGCCAACCACCGTCGCACCGCCTCAGGTAACTCTCTTCCTGCGGAGCCAACCGAAGAGGTCGCCGTCGAAGCTAAGGAAGAGAACGGAGTTTCAGAGtcttgaaaaaatatatatcgtCCGGGCTGTGAGTTGTGAGTGATTTGAATGAATGTTGCAGCAAAAGATTTTATATCACTTGTAATGAGTTGTTTCCAAatgaagattattattttttttgttttctgatttACATTATCTATTATTACTACGCACGAAGAAAGCAGAATTCGATTTTCCACTGTGTGATTATGACATGCTGGTGAATAATGGAGATGCGTAGCCTACACTTGGAAgtgtcataatttcataatcTTGATCTTTAGGATTCATGTCATTTGAATGATTTGCTGATCTGTAATAATAATATCCATAAACAAAGTAGCTATGGCTGTATTTCCATatctttttctaaaacaaatttaacattttaattttttatcaaaagaattGATGTACGCACGTAGTATAATGTTTTCTAGGTCTTGGGCATTTGGATATATGTTCGGGTACAAATCGTTTTTTCGGATATCGAATTTTACGGATTTGAAAACTAATCAttgtttagatattataaaatttcggatcgGTTTCGAATCGGGTCCTCCCGGATTCAGGTGGGTTCAGTTTTAATgtaaaaaaacatgaaaataactGAATATCTAATGTATCTGAAAATGTGTTCGGATAATAATATCCAATAACTATACGATCTGATTCGGTTAGAGTACTTTGTATCCGAACTATCTAAATgtaccaaaaaaatcaaaaatactaTTTAGACATGTTTTTTTCAGTAATTCTATccaaactattatattttatcttaaagatacaaaaataactaatatatttaatttataattttaattgttaaactaattatacatatatttataaatagtacttaatatatatttatttttggatatttattCGGTTTTTGGATCAAATTATATTGGGTAACAGTTCTTTAGATACATCAGTTTAGAcctatttagttatttataccGGGTTTGATCAGGTTTGAGACCTTATTTTTCGAATCAGTTTCGGGTCAGTTATTTGGTTCCGGATATTTTGCCACCCCTACTTTCCATGTGAAAAGAATAGCTGCTCGGTTAAGCTAAAAACATTATCCAAATCAAACCACCTGGCTGGTTATCGGACGATATGcatcatacaaaatattattaattcgaGGGGTGCTTTCgtaaattgaatttaaaaagaataaaaacctTACCATGTCTGGTTGGCGAGAAActcagaaagagagagaaacttTGACCGGAGGATTTGAAGAGGCggggaaaaaaaaactttattcaCGACGGCGGCTCTGAAAGATTTTAAatatcagaagaagaagaagaagaagaagtcactCTTTGAGCTCGCTGAACTCTCCATCTCCACCATTTCGCATGGTTTGCGAGTCTCCTTCTCTCACGATTGTCTTCGTTGATTTCTGATTctcgttttttattttaatttggatttGCTTAACAGTGGGCAAAGCAAGACTAGTTTAAAGTTTAACTCTCGACATGGAATCTGCGTGTAGTATTAAGCGTCCGAGTTTCTGCTTTAGTTCGAAACTGTGTCCCCAAAGAATCAACAACAACAGGAGGCTTCATTTTGGTAATCGATCGAGGAGATATGTATCACCTAGCGCTACATTGACACTGAGTGGAAGATTTTACTTGCACTCTACAAAATCGATACTTGGCTATGGCCGCCGCCAACCTAAGCGTATCCCCTGTCAAGTTAATGATTCCCCGGAAAGTAATgatcaaattgaagaaaaagaCGAAAGCGAATCTGAACTCAGGGAGTTACTTCAAAAGGCTATCAAAGATTTGGAAGTTGCTAGGCTCAATAGTACCATGTTCGAGGAAAAGGCTCAGAGGATCTCTGAAACTGCCATCTCCCTCAAGGACCAAGCCGCTAGTGCTTGGCATGATGTTAACATAACCCTCGATCTCATGCGAGTTACTGTTGATGAGGAATCTGTTGCTAAAGAAGCTGTTCAAAAGGCTACTATGGCCTTATCTCTCGCCGAGGCAAGGCTTCGGGTTGTTCTCGAATCACTTGAAGAAGCAGCTGCTGGAAGTAATGGTGTTCCAGAAGCATCTGTAGAGTCTGAGAAAAGAGACAGCGTTGaagatagagaagaagaagccctTTTAGCTGCCAAGGATGACATCAAAGAATGCCAAGCGAATTTAGCAAATTGTGAGGCCCAACTGAGTGGTTTGCAGAGCAAAAAAGATGAGCTGCAGAAGGAAGTCGACAAGTTGAATGCCTTCGCTGAGACAATACAGATCAATGCCTTGAAAGCGGAGGAGGATGTCGCTAATATCATGAAATTGGCTGAACAAGCTGTCGCCTTTGAGCTTGAGGCTACTCAACGCGTCAATGATGCTGAGATTGCTTTGCAGAGAGCTGAGAAGTCTCTCTCCATCCCACTGACCCCTGACGAAACTCAGGGCCAACTCTCTGACGAAGAAACAACTCTCGAGGAGGAGGTGGGGTTCTCAAGTAATACTGAAGATGCTAGCCATCAGGTTGAAAGTGAATCACTGATACATGAAGATATCTCAGCGGTGCCTAACACAGCTGATCATGTGCCTGATAAAGTTGGCCAGGAGGCTCAAAAACCGACTCAACCTAGCGATAATGGTAATGGGAAGCCAAGTGTAGAGTCTTCTAAAGTGGTGGAATCAGATTCTGAAAAGTTAAAGATTGCTGTTCAGACgaaaaaacaagaaacacaGAAAGATCTCCCAAAAGAGGCTTCTTCTCTTATTGCACCCAAATCATCGTTTAATAAATCCTCTCGTTTCTTTTCTgcatctttcttctcttccacTTCAGATGGGACCCCGACAGTGTTTGCGAGTCTGGTTAATTCTGCCAAACAACAATGGCCCAAGCTTGTTCTTGGGTTTGCACTTCTTGGGGCAGGGTCAGCTActctttgttttcatcattttcGTACTTAAATGATGTTTCTTAAGTTGATTATGACCTTCTTGTTCGTTCCAGATTGACATTATACTCCAATGGAGTTGGCGGGAACAATCAGCTGCTTCAACAACCAGATGTTGTCAGCACTAGTACAGAAGATGTCTCTTCCAACAAGGAGCTGTTGATCCGGCAAGTGCAGAAACTTCCCAGGAGAATTAAGAAAGTGCTTGAGATGATCCCTCACCAGGAGGTATGAAtgattgttcttcttcttttccaaaGTCCCAAGCAAATTTATGGAATGTAGTTTGCAGGCTGAAACTTCTGTAATGATTAGGtcaatgaagaagaagcttcCCTTTTTGATTTCTTGGCGTTACTGCTGGCAAGTGTCATATTTGTGCCTTTATTTCAGAAACTTCCTGGAGGTAGGCAGGATTGTCTTTTGGTATTTCTCCATTACATCCTTTTCCATCAAATTTCCATGCTCCCGTCAGTCAAAAACAGATTTAGTCTCGTAATCATGTTGCCTAGCGATTAATGTGCTGTCTTTATGGCTTCATCTGCTTCAATGTGCAGGCAGTCCTGTTCTTGGGTATTTGGCAGCTGGAATTCTGATTGGTCCTTATGGTCTTTCGATAATCCGTAATGTGCATGCAACCAAGGCCATTGCAGAGTTTGGAGTTGTTTTCTTGCTTTTCAACATTGGCCTTGAGGTACAATTTGATATATGTGAATGCTACAGTTTTGCTTTCGAACTATGTTCGGTAGAACAGcccaaatttttgttttcttttggtttgacAGCTCTCTGTTGAAAGACTGAGTTCCATGAAGAAGTATGTTTTCGGATTAGGCTCCGCTCAGgtaattttgattatttgaaGATCCCCTTATCTCATTCCACATAATTTTATCCAATTTCTCTAATCTACATTTCTGTTGTTGTATTCTAGGTTCTAGTGACAGCAGCAGTAATTGGATTGATTGTCCCATTATGTTGCTGGTCAGGCTGGTCCAGCGGCAATAGTTATCGGAAACGGCCTGGCGCTGTCATCCACTGCTGTTGTCCTTCAGGTGATTTTTTGGTTGTATTCAGAATTCCAGATAGAGATATTActggaaagaaacaaaaacaatgtgCTTGGTTTCCAGGTTCTACAAGAACGGGGTGAGAGTACATCTAGACATGGACGGGCTACATTTTCCGTCTTGCTCTTTCAGGTCGGTTCAGAACAGAGTTCTTAAATCCTTCTCTGCTGGAAGTTTCTCATCACCTTGTTATTTTCTCCGCAGGATCTAGCTGTAGTTGTTTTACTGATTCTCATCCCACTTATCTCACCTAATTCATCGAAAGGAGGGGTAAGTTCATCTCTTGGGTTCccgtattttttttcttcagtacAGTTTGCTTATGTGTTCAACGCCATGCGTTGGCACTGGCAGTCATCCAAGTAAGAGGTTTGCTAGTTTAATTGCTGCTCCTCTTAAAAGAAATGTGTGGCTATCTATTAAGTATCAGTGGTAAAATGCTAAGTTTCCAACTGTTCTTCTCAGATTGGGTTTCAAGCAATTGCTGAAGCTCTTGGACTTGCTGCAGTCAAAGCAGCAGTTGCTATTACTGCTATAATTGCTGGTGGTCGTCTTGTAAGTCTCTGATATCAAAATAACATAACAGTTTTTCATCAACTTTCCATGAAAGTTTGCTGTGTTATGATCTAAGGCATTAACACTCTTGTGACACACAGCTTCTTCGGCCAATTTACAAGCAAATTGCAGAAAATCGAAATGCCGAAATATTCTCTGCCAACACACTTCTTGTTATCCTCGGTACTAGTTTACTGACAGCTAGGGTAATGACCTTCATCTTTTTGGTACTTGGCATTTGCATTTACTCCGCCATGCCATTCTATCTCTTCTGCTCAATTTCTTCGTTTATATAAATCAGGCTGGACTCTCCATGGCATTAGGAGCGTTTTTGGCTGGTCTACTCCTTGCGGAGACAGAATTTTCCTTGCAAGTGGAATCAGATATTGCTCCATATCGCGGTCTCCTGCTGGGGCTCTTCTTCATGACGGTAATTTATGAGTTTATCCATATATTTCTCATTTATGAGAAAGAATCAGGAATTGTTGATGGTGAAAGGAACTATTTTCTTCTGTTTATGTGAGAttgtgatgtttctttcaactGTAAACATATGTAATCACAGGCGTCGGACTAACAAAAGAGTTCTACTCATTTCAGGTTGGCATGTCTATTGATCCGAAACTTCTTCTTTCGAATTTCCCTGTCGTAGTGGGGAGTTTGGGGGTCCTGATAGTAGGCAAGACTATATTAGTGGTGATCATGGGCAAATTGTTCGGAATTTCAATCATATCTGCAATTAGAGCCGGTCTTCTTCTTGCACCAGGCGGAGAGTTTGCATTTGTTGCTTTTGGAGAAGCTGTCAATCAGGTTTTGTTATCAACATCATGTCTTCTCGTTGTATAATAATAAGCAATGCTTCTCGAAAACATGAAAGCCTGACGTGTGGCTCTTACAGGGTATAATGTCTCCTCAGTTGTCTTCGTTACTGTTTCTTGTTGTGGGAATCTCTATGGCTATCACACCTTGGTTAGCGGCTGGTGGCCAGTTAATTGCATCCCGGTTTGAGTTGCATGATGTTAGAAGTTTATTGCCGGTTGAAAGTGAGGTAGGAATCTTGATGATATATGTATAGAATTTTTAACTCTTGTCAGTTTCTAATGGAACCACTTGAATTAGTTTTTGAAATTCACACATTCTTTGGTTCAGGTAATCATTACAGGGCTGTCTCGTGTCTAATCTCTCTTTGGTTTTATTTTGTAGACCGATGATTTGCAGGATCACATAATTATTTGCGGATTTGGACGAGTTGGCCAGGTTTAGAATGACCTGAACTTGTACAGTTTATGCTCTTTAGAAGAGAACATCTGTGTAGATGGTCTGCGTCACAGGGTATCTAGGAGTTTCTAACTTGTTCGCCATTGAATATTTGTTACTTGTAGATAATTGCTCAGCTTCTCTCAGAAAGACTAATCCCATTCGTCGCCCTTGATGTCAGCAGGTAACATAACTTTGCTTATTTATAACATGTATTTTCGAAGTAACAAATAGAAAATGGTCGCATTCTATGTTTACCTGAAActtcatatgttttatttacAGTGATAGAGTGACGGTGGGACGCTCCATGGATCTTCCTGTTTATTTTGGAGACGCTGGTAGTAGAGAGGTacgaaaagaagaagaaattgcGTACAAACTAAACCAGCATTTGAACATTACTTTACTTGTGCAAACAAACAATACAGGTTCTCCACAAAATTGGAGCAGAGAGAGCATGTGCTGCTGTGGTTGCTTTAGACGCACCAGGAGCAAATTACAGATGTGTGTGGGCTTTGAGCAAGTACTACCCCAATGTGAAGACCTTTGTTCGTGCGCACGACGTTGTTCACGGTCTTAATCTTGAAAAAGCTGGTGCTACTGCTGTAATGTTCACAAACACCCTTTCACTTCCCACTAGATAAGACATATGCTTTCTTGGTCGTACACTAAAATATCTTGatcacataaaaaaaaaaaaaaaaactatgtagGTTGTACCGGAAACTCTGGAGCCAAGTCTACAGCTGGCAGCCGCTGTTCTTGCTCAGGTAAAAAAAGAACATAGTTAATTCTATACACAGAGAATGTATGATCTCATTTTTCGGGGTGGGTTAAAAACCTTGTCAGGCCAAATTACCGACATCAGAAATAGCAAACACGATCAACGAGTTCAGAACCCGACACCTGTCTGAACTAACGGAGGTGCGTTTCCAATCTTCGATcaaatttatacttttttttttagtaataataataatatttagtcaGAGTTTGGTTTGAGTGTAAATTGTATTATAACGACGATGGCAGCTATGTGAAACAAGTGGAAGCTCATTGGGGTATGGATTCTCGAGGACGACGAGTAAGACTAAAGCACAAGCGTCTGATGCATCGGACGATAACCAGATAATGGAAGGAGGAGGCACACTTGCTATCTGATGACCTTTCGTTAAGAACAAGTACAGTTTTCACCTTTTCAACCATCTTGGGGTGGTTATTGTTACATTTATAATGTATTCATGCGATCGAAGATCCATCATAAATGATCAATGTTCAGTACATATATCTGATTTGATTTGGGGGTTAAGTTTCTGATCTCAGAAGAAGAAGCACATTTGAACAATTCCAGAAGGAGATATGATAAAACCAAGGAATGTGTTTAATTGTAGTTGAATCAAAAAGCAAAGGCTTACAACTTTGATACCAAAATCAACAAGCAGGCCAAGTGGTTAGTAAATGCACCTGGTTCTTAGCATCTCCTCCAGAACCCAAAGATCAAAATTTATCTTTAAGCAATTTTAAAAGTACAGTAGTAATTTGATATGATATTTTGGATCTAATGAATATGGGAAGAATTATAAATTGGATAATCAAGTGGAATATCCGTAACCGTGAGTATAAGGCATGATGAGTGAGACACGCATAGATAATTAGTCATACTAAATGCAAGGTTAGTGACTGAAACTGTTATTTAATGGCTAAAGcagtgagtgagtgagtgagtgatACATAGATTGGCTgccaacaaaaagaaagaaagtcatgaatataataataaagaGGGGGTAGATTAAAGAGAAAGTGTGTAGTTAGAGAGGGtgtaattgcaaaaaaaaaaagcccttTTGATTGGCATGAAAGGTTGGTGATGGCCATTTTGcagtttcttattttaatgcaCTTTCTCATTTCGTTTCTTCTTTGACTGGAAGAGTCGCAGAAAAATAGTGTTGTTGGAAACTCATCAGGACACGTCGATCAGTCGCTAAACTCTCGATTTTCCCGTCATCCATTTGTACTCCGTTACACCCTTTTTTTTTCATGATCTCACTCAGGTTAgtgtactctctctctctctctctctctctgtatgtATTCGTCTGAGGTTTTACATTTCATTAACTGTTTTCTGAGCCCTGAGATTTTTGATTTCCGTTTCGAGTTGCTCCCTCCACATACCACCCACAGGAGGAGGTTCCGATAGGTGGTAGTTGGATTCGACATGGATTTTGCGCGGCCGAGTTTGGTTCATCATGGTGGTATGAGTTACTGCTGCTTGTTGCCTACTCGGTTCATCAGCCCCACCACCCATATTGGAATCATCAGCCCCAGATTTTGGGATCACACCACCACTTATTCTAATCGATTCAGTAATCGGATTACCTCTCCAAGATTTTTGAGTCATTTGCATTCCACAAAACCAACAACACTTGTCCCCTTCCGATTTAGGTCACATTGTCTAGGCAATGTTGAAACTACTGTAGAGAAGGATGTAAACGAATCTGACAGTTTGGAGGAACTCAGGGAGTTACTCCACAAGGCTACCAAAGAATTGGAAGTTGCTAGGCTCAATAGTACCATGTTCGACCTAAAGGCTCAGAGGATTTCCGAAACTGCCATTTCATTCAAGGATCAAGCCTCTACTGTTTGGCTTCAGGTTAACAATACTCTTGATCTCATCCGTGATACTGTTGATGAAGAATCTCTTGCTAAACAAGCTGTTCAAAAGGCTACTATGGCCTTATCTCTCGCTCAAGCTAggcttcgtcttcttcttgaGGAATCACTTCAAGAAGCTGGTGGTATTCTAGAATCCTCTCAAGAGACTGATCTTCTTAAAGACAAGGAAGAAGCCCTTTTAGCTGCCAAGGATGACATCAAAGAATGCCATGTGGATTTAGCAAACTGTGAAGCTCAACTGAGTGGTTTGCAGAGCAAAAAAGATGAGCTTCAAAAGGAAGTCGACAAGTTGAATGACTTCGCTGAGACCATACAGATCAATGCCTTGAAAGCAGAAGACGACGTTGCTAATATCATGAAATTGGCTGAACAAGCTGTTGCTTTCGAGCTTGAGGCTACTCAACGCGTTAATGATGCTGAGATTGCTTTGCAGAGAGCTGAGAAGTCTCTCTCCATCCCTCCGCAGACCCCTGAAGAAACTCAGGGCCAACTCTCTGATGCAGAAACAACTCTCCAGGAGGAGGTCCTACTCTCAAGTGGTAGCGATCAGGTTGAAAGAGATGAAGATCTATCAGCGGTACAGAACACAGCTGATCATTTGCCTGATAATGTTGGTCAGAAGGCTCTAAACCTAACGCAGTCTTATGATTCAAACGATCATGAGAATGGAAAGCCAAGCGTAGAGTCTTTCCAAGTGTTGGAATCAGATTCTGAAAAGTCAAAGCTTCTGAAAAAACAGGAAACACAGAAAGATCTCCCAAAAGAGGCTTCTTCTCTTAATGCACCCAAGGCATCGTTTAACAAATCCTCTCGTTTcttttctgcttctttcttctcttccacTTCAGATGGGAAAACGACTGTGTTTGCGAGTCTGGTTGATTCTGTCAAACAACAATGGCCCAAGCTAGTTCTTGGGTTTGCACTTCTCGGAGCAGGGTCAGTTTCAAAATCCACTCTTTGTTCACATTTTCTGAAGAATTATTTTAGTACATGAAACTCGATCTTTTTGTTAAGTATGAGCTTCTTAATTGTTCCAGACTGACATTATACTCCAATGGAGTAGGCGGGAACAATCAGCTGCTTCAACAGCCTGATGTTATCAGCACTAGTACAGAAGATGTCTCTTCCAACAAGAAACCATTGATCCGGCAAGTGCAGAAACTTCCCAAGAGAATTAAAAAATTGCTTGAAATGATCCCTCACCAGGAGGTATGAATATTCCTTCCTTGTTCTTTTCGTAGACCAAGCAAATTGCATGGCTTACAGGCTGAAACTTCTGCAATGATTAGGTCAATGAGGAAGAAGCTTCGCTTCTTGATTTTTTGTTCTTGCTGCTGGCAAGCGTCATATTTGTGCCTCTTTTTCAGAAAATTCCTGGAGGTAAGTAAGTTTCTCTTATGTTATTTCTCCAATACGTCCCTTTCCCTCAAACTCCTACAGTATCCATGGGTCTCATCAGTCAACTCATACTTATTCTCGCAATCATGTTGCATAGAGATTAATGTGCTGTTTTGATGGTTTCATCTGCTTCATTGTGCAGGCAGTCCTGTTCTTGGGTATTTGGCAGCTGGAATTCTGATTGGTCCTTATGGACTTTCGATAATCCGTAATGTGCATGCAACCAAGGCCATTGCAGAATTTGGAGTTGTTTTCTTGCTTTTCAACATTGGCCTTGAGGTactatttgatatatatatgaatgctacagtttttcttttgaactcTGTTCCGTAGAAGAGccaactttttatttatttgacaGCTATCTGTTGAAAGACTGAGTTCCATGAAGAAGTATGTTTTTGGATTAGGCTCCGCTCAGGTGATTTGATTATTTGAAGATCCCCTTATCTCATTCAACATAATTTTATCCAAGTTCTATAATCTACGTTTCTGTTGTTGTATTCTAGGTTCTGGTCACAGCAGCAGTAGTTGGATTGATTGCCCACTTTGTTGCTGGTCAGGCTGGTCCAGCGGCAATAGTTATCGGAAATGGCCTAGCACTGTCCTCCACTGCTGTTGTCCTTCAGGTGATATTTTTGGTTGTATTCAGAATTCCAGATAGAGATATTAatggaaagaaacaaaaacaatgtgCTTGGTTTTTAGGTTCTACAAGAACGGGGTGAGAGTACATCTAGACATGGACGGGCAACATTTTCCGTCTTGCTTTTCCAGGTCGGTTCAGAACAGAGTTCGTAAATACTTCTGTGCTGGAAGTTTCTCATCaacttgttattttttttttcacaggATCTAGCTGTAGTTGTTTTACTGATTCTTATCCCACTTATTTCACCTAATTCATCGAAAGGAGGGGTAAGTTCATCTCTAGGCTTCCTTTTTCTCCTTCAGTACGGTTTACTTTTGTGTTCAAAAACGCATGCCATTTTAATTGCTGATCCTATTAAGAAGAAACGTATGGCTATCTGTTAAAAAGTATCAATGGTAAAATGCTAAGTTTCCAACTGTTCTTCTTAGATTGGGTTTCAAGCAATTGCTGAAGCGCTAGGACTTGCTGCAGTCAAAGCTGCAGTTGCTATTACTGCCATAATTGCTGGTGGCCGTCTTGTAAGTCTCATATACTTTAACGTTTGAAATTTGCGACGGAAGGAAGAGGCTTTGAAGAATTCATATGTTCCATTGGAGTTATAATCTAATAAGGCATTGATGACATTTGTGGCACACAGTTTCTTCGACCAATCTACAAGCAAATTGCAGAAAATCGAAACGCCGAGATATTCTCTGCTAATACACTTCTTGTTATCCTTGGGACTAGTTTACTGACAGCTAGGGTACGACCTTGATCTTGTTGGTGGTATTTGGCCATTTGCAATTATGCCATTCTTTCTTTCCTTCTAAATTTGTCCTGTTCTATAAATCAGGCTGGACTTTCCATGGCATTAGGAGCGTTTTTGGCTGGTTTACTCCTTGCGGAGACAGAATTTTCCTTGCAAGTAGAATCAGATATTGCTCCTTATCGTGGTCTCCTGCTGGGGCTCTTCTTCATGACGGTAATTTATGAGTTCATACATACTTTCTCatattttcttctatttttgtgTGATTATGATGTTTTTTTCAACTGTAAACATATGTAATCGCAGCCATAAGACTAACAAAAGAGTTTTACTCATTTCAGGTTGGCATGTCTATTGATCCGAAACTTCTTCTTTCGAATTTCCCTGTCGTAGTGGGGAGTTTGGGGATCCTGATAGTGGGCAAGACTATATTA
The Raphanus sativus cultivar WK10039 chromosome 1, ASM80110v3, whole genome shotgun sequence DNA segment above includes these coding regions:
- the LOC108858302 gene encoding LIM domain-containing protein PLIM2b, which produces MSFTGTTDKCNACDKTVYVMDMLSIEGMPYHKSCFRCTHCNGTLVMSNYSSMDGVLYCKTHFEQLFKESGNFSKNFQPGKTEKPEHTKTPSKISSIFCGTQDKCAACEKTVYPLEKVQMEGECFHKTCFRCAHGGCTLTHSSYASLDGVLYCRHHFNQLFLEKGNYAHVLQAANHRRTASGNSLPAEPTEEVAVEAKEENGVSES
- the LOC108858248 gene encoding K(+) efflux antiporter 1, chloroplastic, whose translation is MDFARPSLVHHGGMSYCCLLPTRFISPTTHIGIISPRFWDHTTTYSNRFSNRITSPRFLSHLHSTKPTTLVPFRFRSHCLGNVETTVEKDVNESDSLEELRELLHKATKELEVARLNSTMFDLKAQRISETAISFKDQASTVWLQVNNTLDLIRDTVDEESLAKQAVQKATMALSLAQARLRLLLEESLQEAGGILESSQETDLLKDKEEALLAAKDDIKECHVDLANCEAQLSGLQSKKDELQKEVDKLNDFAETIQINALKAEDDVANIMKLAEQAVAFELEATQRVNDAEIALQRAEKSLSIPPQTPEETQGQLSDAETTLQEEVLLSSGSDQVERDEDLSAVQNTADHLPDNVGQKALNLTQSYDSNDHENGKPSVESFQVLESDSEKSKLLKKQETQKDLPKEASSLNAPKASFNKSSRFFSASFFSSTSDGKTTVFASLVDSVKQQWPKLVLGFALLGAGLTLYSNGVGGNNQLLQQPDVISTSTEDVSSNKKPLIRQVQKLPKRIKKLLEMIPHQEVNEEEASLLDFLFLLLASVIFVPLFQKIPGGSPVLGYLAAGILIGPYGLSIIRNVHATKAIAEFGVVFLLFNIGLELSVERLSSMKKYVFGLGSAQVLVTAAVVGLIAHFVAGQAGPAAIVIGNGLALSSTAVVLQVLQERGESTSRHGRATFSVLLFQDLAVVVLLILIPLISPNSSKGGIGFQAIAEALGLAAVKAAVAITAIIAGGRLFLRPIYKQIAENRNAEIFSANTLLVILGTSLLTARAGLSMALGAFLAGLLLAETEFSLQVESDIAPYRGLLLGLFFMTVGMSIDPKLLLSNFPVVVGSLGILIVGKTILVVIMGKLFGISIISAIRAGLLLAPGGEFAFVAFGEAVNQGIMSPQLSSLLFLVVGISMAITPWLAAGGQLIASRFELHDVRSLLPVESETDDLQDHIIICGFGRVGQIIAQLLSERLIPFVALDVSSDRVTIARSMDLPVYFGDAGSREVLHKIGAERACAAVVALDAPGTNYRCVWALNKYYPNVKTFVRAHDVVHGLNLEKAGATAVVPETLEPSLQLAAAVLAQAKLPTSEIANTINEFRTRHLSELTELSEASGSSLGYGFSRTTSKPKPQGTDASEENQIMEGGGTLAT
- the LOC108858239 gene encoding LOW QUALITY PROTEIN: K(+) efflux antiporter 1, chloroplastic (The sequence of the model RefSeq protein was modified relative to this genomic sequence to represent the inferred CDS: deleted 1 base in 1 codon) — its product is MESACSIKRPSFCFSSKLCPQRINNNRRLHFGNRSRRYVSPSATLTLSGRFYLHSTKSILGYGRRQPKRIPCQVNDSPESNDQIEEKDESESELRELLQKAIKDLEVARLNSTMFEEKAQRISETAISLKDQAASAWHDVNITLDLMRVTVDEESVAKEAVQKATMALSLAEARLRVVLESLEEAAAGSNGVPEASVESEKRDSVEDREEEALLAAKDDIKECQANLANCEAQLSGLQSKKDELQKEVDKLNAFAETIQINALKAEEDVANIMKLAEQAVAFELEATQRVNDAEIALQRAEKSLSIPLTPDETQGQLSDEETTLEEEVGFSSNTEDASHQVESESLIHEDISAVPNTADHVPDKVGQEAQKPTQPSDNGNGKPSVESSKVVESDSEKLKIAVQTKKQETQKDLPKEASSLIAPKSSFNKSSRFFSASFFSSTSDGTPTVFASLVNSAKQQWPKLVLGFALLGAGLTLYSNGVGGNNQLLQQPDVVSTSTEDVSSNKELLIRQVQKLPRRIKKVLEMIPHQEVNEEEASLFDFLALLLASVIFVPLFQKLPGGSPVLGYLAAGILIGPYGLSIIRNVHATKAIAEFGVVFLLFNIGLELSVERLSSMKKYVFGLGSAQVLVTAAVIGLLSHYVAGQAGPAAIVIGNGLALSSTAVVLQVLQERGESTSRHGRATFSVLLFQDLAVVVLLILIPLISPNSSKGGIGFQAIAEALGLAAVKAAVAITAIIAGGRLLLRPIYKQIAENRNAEIFSANTLLVILGTSLLTARAGLSMALGAFLAGLLLAETEFSLQVESDIAPYRGLLLGLFFMTVGMSIDPKLLLSNFPVVVGSLGVLIVGKTILVVIMGKLFGISIISAIRAGLLLAPGGEFAFVAFGEAVNQGIMSPQLSSLLFLVVGISMAITPWLAAGGQLIASRFELHDVRSLLPVESETDDLQDHIIICGFGRVGQIIAQLLSERLIPFVALDVSSDRVTVGRSMDLPVYFGDAGSREVLHKIGAERACAAVVALDAPGANYRCVWALSKYYPNVKTFVRAHDVVHGLNLEKAGATAVVPETLEPSLQLAAAVLAQAKLPTSEIANTINEFRTRHLSELTELCETSGSSLGYGFSRTTSKTKAQASDASDDNQIMEGGGTLAI